The following nucleotide sequence is from Elusimicrobiota bacterium.
GGGCCTTCTTGGGACAGCGGTGGTGGGATTTTTTTCAGCGATTGTGGCCTACATCCTCATTCCCAAAAGGAACCCTGGTGGGTTCTTGTTCGTTTTGTTTTTGGGCATCGCTGGGGCTTTATTGAGCCGCTTTATCTCACCCCGTGTCACGACC
It contains:
- a CDS encoding GlsB/YeaQ/YmgE family stress response membrane protein, which gives rise to MTPVEPNASLSYLGKLASMGLLGTAVVGFFSAIVAYILIPKRNPGGFLFVLFLGIAGALLSRFISPRVTTFYLAGFQIFITPVIGSFLVLIAYRIVFLRGR